In Acaryochloris marina S15, a single genomic region encodes these proteins:
- a CDS encoding YciI family protein, whose amino-acid sequence MRAHLILLTYIKPLEEVDRIVKRHFDYLRENYRTQTFLLSGRKWPRTGGVILAVGKSFDDIEEIARQDPFCIAGVAEYEIIEFELGSWLPELNSILGVNANV is encoded by the coding sequence ATGAGAGCCCATTTAATCCTGCTCACATATATAAAACCACTGGAAGAAGTCGATCGAATTGTAAAACGCCATTTTGATTATCTGCGGGAAAACTATAGGACGCAAACATTTTTACTCTCAGGACGAAAGTGGCCTCGAACGGGTGGAGTAATTCTTGCGGTTGGCAAAAGCTTTGATGACATTGAAGAGATTGCTAGGCAGGATCCGTTTTGCATTGCAGGAGTTGCAGAGTACGAAATAATCGAGTTTGAGCTGGGAAGTTGGTTACCCGAATTAAACTCAATATTAGGTGTGAATGCAAATGTTTGA
- a CDS encoding TauD/TfdA family dioxygenase: protein MNEALCWNESFECLLKQGFYVFREIGTSEETLRRLLSKIGVCVNGIFEEAIGLVKFDPCIPTRPNSIAYSASEMRPHTDGTFEQIPPKHILLQCVQSDQYGYGVTTIVDGNTIYDIVSSTTKNPESALFVFSRREKFTNVEVTGSIFFPIEETGGIGIRFRSDTKYSIKPLSPFANHVLNLVQTAVNDIQNSQQVYLRTGDAIWLLNHRVLHGRTALSGLSRRILRRARLN from the coding sequence ATGAATGAAGCTTTATGTTGGAATGAAAGCTTTGAATGTCTTCTTAAGCAAGGCTTTTATGTGTTTCGAGAAATTGGAACGAGTGAGGAGACATTGCGAAGGTTGCTCTCTAAAATTGGAGTATGTGTGAATGGAATATTTGAAGAGGCTATTGGTCTTGTAAAGTTTGACCCATGCATCCCAACTCGTCCTAACTCAATCGCATACTCTGCTAGTGAAATGAGACCACATACTGACGGTACGTTTGAGCAAATTCCGCCAAAACATATCCTGCTTCAATGTGTCCAATCTGATCAGTATGGATACGGTGTCACCACCATTGTTGATGGAAATACGATTTATGATATTGTGTCCTCTACTACTAAGAACCCTGAAAGTGCGTTATTCGTTTTCTCTCGCCGTGAAAAATTTACCAATGTAGAGGTGACTGGGAGTATATTCTTCCCAATTGAGGAAACCGGAGGCATTGGTATTAGGTTTAGAAGTGACACAAAATACTCGATCAAGCCTCTTTCACCCTTCGCCAATCATGTGCTCAATTTGGTCCAAACTGCAGTGAATGATATCCAAAATTCGCAGCAAGTATATCTCCGTACTGGAGATGCAATTTGGTTGCTAAATCATAGGGTTCTCCATGGGAGAACTGCTTTGTCGGGTTTAAGTCGTAGAATTCTACGACGAGCTAGGTTGAATTGA
- a CDS encoding HAD family hydrolase, protein MKAIALDLDHTLLNSDNKISEENITALQVAHEQNVCLIVATGRMPQAVTRIIGESKELFSYFVCYNGALVLRSSDSTTCYEECVNYSDMRFLTDKFDLRNHNVVLFSNDSIFATTTIDDKVVDHYKKRTGATFEYRSDLTKLDCRNFHKFFVYPLEISNNYNPHTESPLEDTVYKQALEFNSNRLKIIKTRLGYIECTSPFVSKWDSMIHALKSEGLTQKKIMAIGDGYNDIEMVEKSHFGVAVDNAVPELKAVAKHIVGSNNDSGVAEAIYHFLELTH, encoded by the coding sequence ATGAAAGCCATTGCCCTTGACTTAGATCACACTCTTTTAAACTCCGACAACAAAATTTCTGAAGAAAATATAACAGCATTGCAGGTTGCTCATGAACAAAACGTTTGTTTAATAGTTGCAACCGGTAGAATGCCACAAGCTGTTACTCGAATTATTGGGGAGTCAAAAGAACTTTTTTCGTATTTCGTCTGTTATAACGGAGCATTGGTTTTGCGTTCTTCTGATAGCACAACTTGTTATGAAGAATGCGTGAACTATTCTGACATGCGATTCCTAACAGATAAATTTGATCTTAGAAACCATAATGTTGTCTTGTTCTCAAATGATTCGATTTTCGCAACGACAACGATTGATGACAAGGTGGTAGATCACTATAAGAAGCGGACAGGAGCAACATTTGAATATAGGTCAGACTTAACTAAGTTAGATTGTAGAAATTTTCACAAGTTCTTCGTATATCCACTGGAAATATCAAATAACTATAATCCTCACACAGAATCTCCTCTTGAAGACACTGTCTACAAGCAGGCACTAGAGTTCAATTCAAACAGATTGAAAATAATCAAGACCCGACTAGGTTACATCGAGTGCACATCCCCGTTTGTATCAAAGTGGGATTCTATGATTCATGCTTTGAAGAGTGAGGGCCTCACCCAAAAAAAGATCATGGCAATTGGGGACGGGTATAACGATATAGAAATGGTTGAAAAATCTCACTTCGGGGTTGCAGTTGATAATGCCGTACCCGAACTGAAGGCAGTGGCTAAACATATTGTTGGTAGTAACAATGACTCTGGAGTCGCAGAAGCGATTTACCATTTTCTCGAATTAACCCATTAG
- the aroA gene encoding 3-phosphoshikimate 1-carboxyvinyltransferase — translation MIIEIKRSGPLLGRVRLPGDKSISHRALLFASFARGNSVIENILDANTTRHMVDVLVNLGVPIKIFTNSEGSPTAKITGCPLLEYNRPKITVDCKRSATTMRFFMGALAAVPSDVYLIGDNVLNQRPMERVALPLRLMGATVETTNGHAPVYMRGGQLNGIDYRMPVSSGQLQTALLLAALNASSNSTISYEGTIRDHSVRLLRAQGANIESIPGQIFVRPSTLNPLNVSIPGDMSSASFLIAAAILVPESDITIERVNLNPGRIGLLNAVSEMGASISIEDQYNIAGEPCGDIRVRHSKLRGIELSSDQVLTMIDEIPIFAVLSLAAHGTTTVRDAAELRVKDTDRIDSIITSLSPFSAKITPRNDGFSVVGPQKLAGCVVKSEKDHRIEMSMIVAALVANGSTQILDAGEYKESFPSFLEILNQHGATLQCRV, via the coding sequence ATGATTATTGAGATAAAAAGGTCAGGACCTCTACTCGGAAGAGTCAGATTACCAGGCGATAAATCTATATCACACCGTGCTCTGTTATTTGCAAGCTTTGCAAGAGGTAATTCAGTTATTGAAAATATCCTCGATGCCAACACAACTCGTCATATGGTTGATGTACTTGTCAACCTTGGTGTTCCAATTAAAATTTTCACAAACAGTGAGGGATCGCCAACAGCCAAAATAACTGGATGCCCATTATTAGAGTACAATCGGCCGAAAATTACCGTCGATTGCAAGAGATCTGCTACTACGATGCGATTCTTTATGGGGGCTTTAGCAGCAGTTCCTTCAGATGTGTATCTTATTGGGGATAATGTATTAAATCAAAGACCGATGGAGAGAGTGGCGCTCCCATTGCGCTTAATGGGAGCTACAGTTGAAACGACTAACGGCCATGCCCCTGTATATATGAGGGGCGGCCAATTGAATGGGATCGATTATAGGATGCCAGTTTCGAGCGGGCAGTTACAAACTGCGTTACTGCTCGCCGCATTAAACGCCTCGAGCAATTCAACAATTTCATATGAAGGAACGATACGTGACCACTCAGTCCGACTATTAAGAGCCCAAGGCGCAAATATTGAATCGATTCCAGGGCAGATTTTCGTTAGACCCTCAACATTAAATCCATTGAATGTTTCAATCCCTGGTGACATGAGTTCGGCGTCCTTTCTTATTGCAGCTGCAATCCTAGTTCCCGAAAGCGACATAACTATTGAAAGAGTCAATTTGAACCCAGGTCGAATAGGTTTGCTGAATGCGGTTAGTGAAATGGGTGCAAGTATATCAATTGAAGATCAATATAATATTGCTGGTGAACCATGTGGCGATATCCGAGTAAGGCACTCTAAACTTAGAGGTATAGAGCTATCAAGTGATCAAGTATTGACTATGATAGATGAAATCCCAATATTTGCCGTACTTTCACTCGCAGCCCATGGGACAACTACGGTGAGAGATGCTGCTGAATTACGCGTAAAAGATACTGATCGAATCGATTCAATTATTACCTCTCTATCGCCTTTTTCAGCTAAAATCACTCCACGGAATGATGGTTTTTCAGTCGTTGGTCCGCAAAAACTAGCGGGTTGTGTTGTTAAGTCAGAAAAAGACCACAGGATCGAAATGAGCATGATAGTCGCTGCGCTTGTGGCAAATGGTTCAACTCAGATTTTAGATGCTGGGGAATATAAAGAGAGCTTTCCTTCCTTTCTTGAAATACTAAATCAACATGGAGCTACACTTCAGTGTAGGGTATGA
- a CDS encoding formylglycine-generating enzyme family protein, with the protein MAGQKKADGSNYYPVGIEFSQPTISAARSMIEIKRVAGMEFVEVEGGMFEMGLADLHFSQPPHWVALSTFWMSRNPVTVNQFVQFLDSTKRDHPKSFVTDRLIDNTVPVTYVSWEDAIAFCEWFSDISNTTVTLPTEAQWEYAARGRDSRPYPWGYELPNSQLARYGQDLKAGQPVNSDLFSHVSSPFGTVSQLGNVWEWCLDMWNPYAYRLRADGNLIDPIETNGEADRRVVRGSGWQAPVEHVHSAYRCRNLITFRGQATGFRIALRTRMT; encoded by the coding sequence GTGGCGGGCCAGAAAAAGGCAGATGGTTCGAATTATTACCCGGTTGGCATTGAGTTTTCACAACCAACTATCTCAGCTGCCCGATCGATGATTGAGATTAAACGTGTTGCCGGAATGGAATTCGTTGAAGTAGAGGGTGGAATGTTTGAGATGGGGCTTGCTGATCTCCATTTTTCTCAACCACCGCATTGGGTTGCTTTGTCTACATTTTGGATGTCTAGAAATCCTGTCACTGTTAATCAGTTTGTCCAATTCTTAGATTCAACAAAGCGTGATCACCCTAAGTCCTTTGTTACAGATAGATTAATAGATAATACAGTACCAGTTACTTACGTTTCTTGGGAGGATGCTATTGCTTTCTGTGAATGGTTTTCAGATATATCTAATACAACCGTAACACTGCCTACCGAAGCTCAGTGGGAGTATGCAGCGAGGGGAAGAGATTCTAGACCATATCCTTGGGGGTACGAATTGCCAAATTCTCAGCTTGCAAGGTACGGTCAAGACTTGAAAGCCGGACAACCAGTTAACTCAGACTTATTCTCACATGTTTCTAGTCCGTTTGGTACAGTCTCACAACTTGGAAATGTGTGGGAATGGTGCCTTGATATGTGGAATCCTTATGCATATCGGTTAAGAGCAGATGGCAATCTAATAGATCCTATCGAAACAAATGGAGAGGCAGACCGACGTGTGGTGAGAGGTAGTGGGTGGCAGGCACCTGTTGAGCATGTTCATTCTGCATACCGCTGTCGAAATCTCATCACATTCAGAGGACAAGCCACGGGATTTCGAATTGCCCTAAGAACTCGCATGACATAG
- a CDS encoding triacylglycerol lipase: MRTELVDATKVSLKLETEVLAHHNDIDADVIFIHGLGGGSQTTWAYEQDVEKFWPDWLARSFPNLNIWTMGYSSSISAWVKDSMPLEDLGDTILEEMVACELGSRPIIFITHSLGGLVAKQLIIHAFSQDVPRWELLGEKVLGVSFIATPHAGANLASFANFFSLLLNTSEQVSALQHHSSQLNSLHTAFLKVVSNRKMVCRAFAERQKIKPGITIPFFNHTINPGVSFLVVDPTSAEPRIPHEKAIPLEEDHISICKPVNREATLYKSHCLFLQECLNLIQNPS; this comes from the coding sequence TTGAGAACAGAATTGGTGGATGCAACTAAAGTAAGTCTCAAACTTGAAACAGAAGTGTTGGCCCACCACAATGATATAGATGCTGATGTGATTTTCATTCATGGCCTTGGTGGTGGTTCCCAAACCACATGGGCCTATGAACAAGATGTTGAGAAATTCTGGCCAGATTGGCTCGCACGCTCTTTTCCCAATCTAAACATTTGGACAATGGGGTATAGCAGTTCGATATCAGCTTGGGTGAAGGATTCGATGCCGCTTGAGGATTTAGGTGACACGATTCTCGAAGAAATGGTGGCATGCGAATTAGGATCACGGCCAATTATTTTCATTACACATAGTTTAGGTGGTTTGGTTGCAAAACAGTTGATAATTCACGCATTTTCCCAGGATGTCCCAAGGTGGGAGTTGCTCGGCGAAAAGGTTTTAGGTGTGAGTTTCATTGCAACTCCACATGCAGGGGCAAATTTGGCAAGCTTTGCAAATTTTTTTAGTTTGCTGTTAAACACTTCAGAACAAGTATCCGCACTTCAGCACCACAGTAGTCAATTAAATTCGCTTCACACTGCATTTCTTAAAGTAGTTAGCAACAGAAAAATGGTTTGTCGTGCATTCGCCGAAAGACAAAAGATTAAGCCAGGAATTACGATTCCTTTCTTTAATCACACAATAAACCCGGGGGTCAGTTTTCTTGTTGTTGATCCTACAAGTGCTGAGCCACGCATTCCACATGAAAAGGCAATTCCACTAGAGGAAGATCACATAAGTATTTGCAAGCCTGTGAACCGGGAAGCGACTCTATACAAGTCACACTGTCTATTCCTTCAAGAATGTCTTAATTTGATTCAAAACCCTTCTTAG
- a CDS encoding NAD(P)/FAD-dependent oxidoreductase: MTSDIQSKNQPVDINLKHPNSNLKQVGIIGAGPAGLATAITLRKQGIDVHIYERAKAFRPIGAGVTLSPNGIRSLAAIDADIVQQLKQQGSQLNRFRIRTTRGWPILNQPVKDDEYDQPFLAIRWFSLQEIMRAKLPPEILHLNHQLIHFEQTQQGVNLSFENGETASVDLLIGADGIRSVVRKQLFGLEDPAYGGWMTWRGVQKYQHRLLPPHHTTIFATGGKSLILLDNAQGYVSWALEMATPTVIRSQNPEAAKAQVLKELSNWHPALQELINLTDANTIVERPVCEPMILPKWSKDRVTLVGDAAHPMAPFLGQGTNTTFEDVLALSTCISQQETLEAVLKKYEASRIERAHIIQYRTMFSAAQMRNPFLRPQWFKTPLGTVPNQAKVSEKAFSDWLYQYDPSAQT; the protein is encoded by the coding sequence TTGACATCTGATATACAATCCAAGAATCAGCCAGTAGACATCAACCTAAAGCACCCAAACTCCAACCTAAAACAAGTCGGAATCATCGGTGCAGGCCCAGCCGGACTAGCAACAGCAATCACCCTCAGAAAGCAAGGCATAGATGTCCACATCTATGAACGCGCCAAAGCCTTTCGACCCATTGGCGCAGGCGTCACCCTATCCCCCAACGGCATCAGAAGCCTAGCCGCCATTGATGCCGATATTGTCCAGCAACTTAAACAGCAAGGCTCACAACTCAATCGCTTCCGAATCAGAACCACTAGAGGATGGCCCATCCTCAACCAACCCGTCAAAGACGACGAATACGATCAGCCCTTCCTAGCCATTCGCTGGTTTAGCCTCCAAGAAATCATGAGGGCCAAACTCCCCCCAGAAATCCTGCATCTCAATCATCAACTCATTCACTTTGAGCAGACCCAGCAAGGCGTCAACCTGTCCTTTGAAAATGGCGAAACGGCAAGCGTTGATCTCCTCATTGGTGCAGACGGCATTCGTTCCGTCGTTCGTAAACAGCTCTTTGGCCTAGAAGACCCAGCCTATGGGGGCTGGATGACCTGGCGTGGTGTTCAAAAATATCAGCATCGTTTGCTCCCTCCTCACCACACCACCATTTTTGCCACAGGCGGCAAGAGCCTAATTCTTCTAGATAACGCTCAAGGTTACGTTTCTTGGGCATTGGAGATGGCCACTCCCACCGTTATTCGTTCCCAAAACCCCGAAGCAGCAAAAGCCCAAGTCCTCAAAGAACTCTCCAACTGGCATCCTGCCCTGCAAGAACTGATCAACCTAACAGATGCAAATACGATCGTTGAAAGACCCGTTTGCGAACCTATGATCTTGCCTAAATGGAGCAAAGACAGAGTTACCCTAGTCGGGGATGCCGCCCATCCCATGGCCCCCTTTTTAGGACAGGGCACTAACACCACTTTTGAAGATGTGTTGGCACTGTCCACCTGTATCTCCCAACAGGAAACTCTAGAAGCCGTTTTAAAAAAGTACGAAGCCAGTCGTATAGAACGCGCCCATATCATTCAATATCGGACGATGTTTTCTGCAGCTCAAATGCGTAACCCTTTTCTGCGACCCCAATGGTTTAAGACACCATTAGGAACAGTGCCCAACCAAGCCAAAGTCAGTGAAAAAGCGTTTTCAGATTGGCTGTATCAGTATGATCCAAGCGCCCAAACTTAG
- the psbA gene encoding photosystem II q(b) protein: protein MTTVLQRRESASAWERFCSFITSTNNRLYIGWFGVLMIPTLLTAVTCFVIAFIGAPPVDIDGIREPVAGSLLYGNNIITGAVVPSSNAIGLHLYPIWEAASLDEWLYNGGPYQLIIFHYMIGCICYLGRQWEYSYRLGMRPWICVAYSAPLAATYSVFLIYPLGQGSFSDGMPLGISGTFNFMFVFQAEHNILMHPFHMFGVAGVLGGSLFAAMHGSLVSSTLVRETTEGESANYGYKFGQEEETYNIVAAHGYFGRLIFQYASFSNSRSLHFFLGAWPVVCIWLTAMGISTMAFNLNGFNFNHSIVDSQGNVVNTWADVLNRANLGFEVMHERNAHNFPLDLAAGESAPVALTAPVING from the coding sequence ATGACAACAGTCTTGCAAAGACGCGAAAGCGCCAGCGCATGGGAAAGATTCTGTAGCTTCATCACCAGCACCAACAACCGTTTATACATCGGTTGGTTCGGCGTATTGATGATTCCTACCCTTCTCACCGCTGTAACCTGTTTCGTAATCGCCTTTATTGGCGCCCCTCCCGTCGACATCGATGGAATCCGTGAGCCCGTAGCTGGTTCACTTTTATATGGCAACAACATCATCACTGGTGCCGTTGTTCCTTCCTCTAACGCTATTGGTCTTCACCTGTATCCCATTTGGGAAGCAGCTTCTCTAGACGAGTGGTTGTACAACGGTGGCCCTTACCAGCTAATCATCTTCCATTACATGATTGGTTGTATTTGCTACCTAGGCCGTCAGTGGGAATATAGCTATCGCCTAGGGATGCGTCCTTGGATTTGCGTAGCTTACTCTGCACCATTGGCTGCTACCTACTCCGTCTTCTTGATCTACCCACTAGGTCAGGGCAGCTTCTCCGACGGCATGCCTCTAGGCATCAGCGGAACCTTCAACTTCATGTTCGTGTTCCAAGCTGAGCACAACATCTTGATGCACCCCTTCCACATGTTTGGTGTGGCTGGAGTCTTGGGTGGTTCCTTATTCGCCGCCATGCACGGTTCCTTGGTTAGCTCCACCCTAGTTCGTGAGACCACCGAAGGTGAGTCCGCCAACTACGGTTACAAGTTCGGCCAAGAGGAAGAGACCTATAACATCGTTGCAGCCCACGGCTACTTCGGTCGTTTGATCTTCCAATATGCATCTTTCAGCAACAGCCGTTCCTTGCACTTCTTCTTGGGTGCCTGGCCCGTTGTCTGCATCTGGTTGACTGCAATGGGCATCAGCACCATGGCTTTCAACTTGAACGGATTCAACTTCAACCACTCCATCGTTGATTCACAAGGTAACGTTGTGAACACATGGGCTGACGTTCTTAACCGCGCAAACCTAGGTTTCGAAGTTATGCACGAGCGCAATGCTCATAACTTCCCCTTAGACTTGGCTGCTGGTGAGTCTGCTCCTGTTGCTCTTACTGCTCCTGTCATCAACGGCTAA